In the Campylobacter sputorum subsp. sputorum genome, AAGAAATGAGTTTTTAGATGCACTAAAAGAGGTTGCTAAATTTTTAATTTCACAAATGGGTGGAAGCGAGATAAATTTAGGATTAGATACTAGTTATAACTCTATAAAAAAATGCATCATATCAAATCAAAAATGTGAAATTCTATCCAAAAAAGAGTTTATTTTGTTTGAATATTTTCTAAAAAACAGAGATAAAATTTTAACATTTGATGAGTTGATTTTAGAAATTTATGGATACGAAAGCGGCTCTAAAGATAGTTTAAAAACATTGATAAAAGAATTAAGAAAAAAAATTGCTCCACTTGAGATAGAAAATGTTTTTGCAGTCGGTTATAAATTTCAAACAAAATCTTGATAGAATTTTTAGCGTAAAAGCTAAAACAATGATACTTGTCATTGTGCTTTTTTTATTGCAATCATTTATTTTTATATATTTTTTATATAAAGATATCAACGAGTTAGACGCGATAAGAGAACAAAAATTACTCTCACAAGTTGAAAACATAATACAAAAAACATTAAGCGATACAAACATTTTTTATACAAATAGAGGTTATGCAAATTTAAACTCGCAAGGCATATCTCAAGCTATAATTAGCAAAGATCAAAATGCACTCAAAAATCTCTCTTTTAAAAGGTGGGAAATATTGCAAAAAGAAAATCCTTTTTTAAAAGATATGCGTTTTTATGATGAAAAATTATATTTGATATATTGTTTTAACGATGAGTTAAAAGATATAAAATTTACTAGCGATTTTTTTAAATTTAAACAAAAGCTATATTATAAAGTTAGCACACCGCTTGTTGAAAATGGTATGATAAAAGGCTATATAGAGTTTATTTTAGATGCAAAATATTTCTTAGAAAAAATATCATCTATATCAAATACTAGTGCTGTGTTTTCTGATAAATTTATAAACACCAAAGACATAATAATAAAACTAGATGATAAAAATTATATAGCAGTAGCTTATGATAAAAATGAAAGTAGGCAAGTTGTTAAAAATATGATTTATAGCACACTTTTTATAGTTTTTTGTGTGCTTTTGGCGATATTTTTTGTTATAAATTATGGCTTTAATGTGCTTATAAAACGCCTTGAAGATTTAAATTTAAGTCTAGAAATACGCGTTAAAGATGAGATAAAAAGACGAATGAAAAAAGAAGAAGAGTATCTACAAAATGAGCGTATTTTGATGCACCAAAGCAAGCTTGCATTAGCTGGTGAGATGATATCTAGCATAGCTCATCAGTGGAAACAGCCTCTTGGTGAGCTAAGTGCTGTATTTTTAAAAATACAAGTGTTATTGCTAAAAGGTAAATTAAGCGACAATGTGCTTCAAAAAGAGCTTGATAAAAGTGAAAATATCACAAATTTTATGGCAAAAACTATAGATGATTTTAGATATTTTTTTGTAAAAGATAAAGAAAAAGAAAACTTTAGTGTAAATTTTTGTGTAAAAGAAGCTTTGAAATTTATGAGCTCAACTATCTCTAAAAATGACATAGAGATTGCATTTACTCACAAATATGAGTATTTTATATATGGCTATCCTAGGGAATTTATACAGGTATTGTTAAATTTACTAACAAATGCAAAAGATATTTTGGTTGAAAATAAAATAGAACATAAAAAAATTGAAATTTTGGTTTTAAAAGAAGATAAAAGGCTTAAAATCATCATTATTGATAATGGCGGTGGCATAAAAACTGAGCCATTAGAGAAAATTTTTGAGCCTTATTTTAGCACAAAAGATAAGAAAAATGGCACTGGCATAGGGCTTTATATGTCAAAAATGATTATTGAAAAGAAATTTGGCGGCGAATTAAATGCCGTAAATTTACATAATGGTGCTAAATTTGAGATAAATATCTAAAACTTTCTATTTTCTCACTACTTTTTTATAATATTTGCTTGTTTATTTTAGGAGTTAAACATGCAAAAAAATCAAAGACGAAATTTTTTAAAATACTCATCTGTTTTATTTGCTTCCTCATTTTTTGTAAATTATGCTCATGGATTTAGCCTAAAAAATCCTGGAAGAGATAATGATGAGCTTAGATACACAGGAGATGGTAAAAAGCACTATTCTATGCTTATTGACCTTAGAAAATGCGTTGGATGTCAAGCTTGTACGAGTGCTTGTATCGTAGAAAATGAAGTCCCAAAGGATAACTACAGAACTTGGGTTAATGAGTATGAAAGGGGCGTTTTTCCGGATGTGAGAAAAATATTTTTACCACAACTATGTAATCATTGTGATAATCCTAGCTGCGTAAGTGTTTGCCCAACTGGTGCAACATTTAAAAGAGAAGATGGGATTGTAGTTGTAGATAATGAAATTTGTTGGGGGTGTGGATATTGCATAAATGCCTGTCCTTATGATAAAAGATTTATCAATAACAAAACACAAGTTGCCGATAAATGCACATTTTGTGCTCATAGAGTTGATAATGGCTTACTTCCTGCTTGTGTTGAAACTTGCGTTGGTGGAGCCCGTATCTTTGGCGATTTAAACGATAAAGATTCAGAAATTTATAAGATTATTTCTCAAAACCCAACTTCTACGCTAAATCCTGCAAGTGGTACCAAACCACAGGTTTTTTATATCGGTCTTGATGATAATATTTCATTTCCAACTATCTCAAATTCTCCACTTGAAGATCTTGCTAAAAAAATGGATGGCTATAAGGTAAAAGAGTGGAGTACAAGTTATAAAGGAGCGAAAAATGTTTGATACCATAAATACTCTTCATACAATCACAGTATATAGACCTTGGGGTATTGATATACCAAATTATTTTTGGTTTACAGGAAGTTCTGCTGCGGCTTTTATACTATCTAGTTTTGCCCATGTCTTTGGCAAAAAAGAGTATAAGCCAATAGCCGGTTTTGCACTACTACTTGCTTTTGTGCTATTAGCGGCAGCACCTATGAATTTAATAGACGATTTAAAGCAACCCGGAAGACTTTTTAATTTCTTTTTATATGGATGGGAAAATTTTACTACATCTCCGATGAAGTGGGGCGTTTTATTGCTTTTGGTATATCCTATTTTGATACTATTTGAAGCGCTTATCTTATATAGAGAATTTTTTGCAAAAAACTATGAGCAAAGTGGGAAATTTATATATAAATTAGCATGTCTTGGTAGAACGCAGCTAAATGATACTCAAAAGAATAAGGATCATAAAATCGGCTTTATACTTGGTGTTGTGGGAATTCCACTTGCTCTTTGTGTGCATGGATATACTGGGTATATTTTAGGAGTTGTGCATTCTATTCCGCTTTGGCATACTCCACTTATGCCAATCCTTTTTCTTGCTTCTGCTATGGTTTCAGGAACAGGTCTTATGATAGTTATCTTACCTATATTTCAAAGATTTTTTACTGATTTTAAACAAGTAGATAAGGATATGATTTCTAGATTAATGTGGCTTTTGTCTTGGTTTATAGTAATTGATTTGGCGATTAGATTTTTTTGGCTAACTTTTGCTATGCCATTTAATGATGGCGAAAAATACATCATAACTGAGTTTTTCTCGCTGCATTTTAATGAGGTTTTATGGATTGAGTATGTTTTGTGTTTGGTTTTTCCTATGGTTGTAGGTTTTTTACCAAAATTAAGGACAAATTTACTAGTTTGCATTATCGCTGGTGTAATTTGTGCTGCTGGCGTTTGGCTTTTTAGATGGAATACAGTTATTGGTGGAGAGAGTATGCCAAAAACTAGCGGCAGCTTTTTAGAATACACCCCACACATCAGCGGACAAGATAGCATTATCGCAGTTGCTTCAAACTGGGGACTATTTATATGTTTATTGTGTATCGTGATGGCTATTTTTCCTTGGGATAAAGAAATGAATAGATATTATAAAAAGGATAACAAATGAAAAGAAGAGATTTTTTATTAGGCACTGCTGCCGCAACTGGTGCATTAAGCGTTGAGGGATACAATGAAGCACTCTCATCACTTGTTACGCTTAGTTCGAAAGGACAAAATGCCGATGATGCAATTTATGGTGATGCACCAAAGACAGAAATTTCTTTTAAAGATGGAAAAATGGCTATAAATGAAGATTTTAAAGTTTTTCCAAGTGTTTGTAATGGCTGTACTACTCATTGTAGTGTGCGAGTTAAGATTGATAAAAATGGCAAGATAAAGCGTATTTTTGGTAATCCTTACAGCCTTCTTTCAAGCGATCCGTGGCTTGATTATAAGACAAGTTTGCAAGATAGTTTTAAATTTACAAGCGATACAAAAAATGTAAATCGTTCAACAGTTTGTGCTAGGGGAAATATAGTTTTTGATAAGATTGATGATAAATTTAGAGTTACAACTCCTTTAAAAAGAGCTGGAAAAAGAGGCGAAAATAAGTGGGTTAAAATAAGCCCAGAGGAGCTTATAAAAGAGATTGTTAATGGTGGAGATTTATTTGGCGAAGGTCATGTAAAAGGTTTAAAAGAGATTAGAAATTTAGAGCAAAATATAGATGATGAAAATCCAGAATTTGGCAAAATGGTAAATAAACTTGCCATATTTGGCACAGGTGATGAGGGAAGACAAAAATTTATACAGCAAAGATTTATGCAAAGTTTTGGCACTATAAATTTTGCAGGACACACTGGAACATGTGGGCTTTCTATGAGAGCGGGAGAGGCTGCGTATTTGAATAATTTTAAAAATTATCCCCATGTAAAACCAGATTTTGAGAATTGTAAATTTATACTAAATATCGCAACTGCACCATCTCAAGCAGGAAATCCATTTAAAAGACAAGCTCATCTTTTAGCTAAAAGCCGCACAAATGGCGACTTAAAATATGTAACCATTACCCCAACTCTTACAAATAGTGATAATATCGCAGTTTCTAGCAGTTCAAAATGGGTTCCGATTTTACCGGGAAGTGATCTTGCATTTGTAATGGCAATGATTAGATATATCATAGAAAATAATCGCTACAACATTGATTATCTTGAAATTCCAAGCAAAGAAAGAATGAACGAATTAAACGAGCATAGTTTTACTAACGCAAGCCATCTAATAGATAAAAAAACTGGTAAATTTTTGCGTGATGATGATGGAAATTTTATGGTATTTGATAAAGAAAGTAAAAGCATTATTAGTGCAAATTTAAGTAAAGCTGGTCAAATATCGTATGAAGATGAAAATTTAAAAACATCATTTGTTGAGCTTAAAAACAATGCAAATGAAAAGAGTTTGGATGAGTACTCTAAAATTTGTGGTGTTAGTGTAGAAGATATTATAAGTTTGAGCATAGAATTTACAAGCCATGGTAGAGCTGTTGCAACTGATTGTCATGGTGGGACAATGCATACTACCGGATTTTATACTACTTATGCGATTATGATGCTTGGTGCTTTGGTTGGTAATCTCAATTATAAAGGTGGCGTAAGCATGGGAGGAGGTGGCTTTAAAGATATAAATGGTGCAAAATATAACTTTACAGCCTATGAGGGCAAGGTAAAACCAAGTGGTGTTAGGATTGATAAGTCAAAATTTGCTTATGAAAAAACTAGTGAATATAAAAGAAAGATTGAGGCAAAGCAAAATCCATATCCAGCAAAAGGTATGTGGTACCCACTGACTAATGCAAATCAACAAGATTTTGTAGCAAATTCTGCAAACTCTTACCCTTATAGTCTTGATTGTCTTATAAGCTGGAATGCAAATTTCATTTATGCACAAAGCGGTAGTGAGAGCATTAAAGAGGCTTTAAAAGATCCAAAAAAAGGCATACCTCTTTTCATAGCAATTGATCCGTTTATAAATGAAAGCTCAATTTTTGCTGATTATATCGTTCCAGATAGTGTAATGTATGAAACTTGGGGTGTTGTTAGTCCTTGGGGTGCATCGCAAACTAAGGCTTCTAATTTTAGATATCCGATTATTGAGAGTAAAAATGATAAATTTGCAAATGGTGAGCCTATCACGATGGATAGTTTTGTAATAGAACTTGGAAAAGCTTTAAATCTTCCTGGTTTTGGTAAAGATGCAATATATGGAAATGATGGTTCTAAATTTAGTCTTGATAGACCGCAAGATTATTATCTAAGAGTGTTTGAAAATGTTGTTCTTGATGGCAAAAATCCAGCCCCTCAAATAAGTGATGAAGAGTTAAAACTAAGTGGATTAGAGACTATGTATAAAGACAAATTAGAAGAAGTTTGTGGCGAGAATTGGAGAAAAGTAGCTTATGCTATGGCTAGGGGCGGAAGATTTGAGGATAAAAGTAAATCTTATGAAGACGAGTATATAAATAAAATTTATGATACACCAATAGCTATTTATAATGAAGATGTGGCAAATTTTACAAATTCTTTAACAGGTGAAAAATTTAGCGGCTCACCTAAATTTTATGCACCAAGATATACAGATGGAAAAGAATTTAATTTAAACAACTCACTTCTTGCTTTTAGTTATAAGCCAGCTGTTTTTTCTTCTCCTACGACAGCTAGCTCAAATTTAAAAAGAATCTTTTATACAAATTTTATAGAGATAAATACCAAAACAGCCAAAAATTTGGGCATAAAAGATGGCGATACAGTAGAGATTAGCTCATCATCAAACACATTAGCTTACATTGCTAAGGTAAAACAAGGCATTCATCCCAAAGCAATAGCTATATCTCATGGTGTTGGAAGAGATGGCGAGGGTGCTAACGATATTTATATAGATGGTAAGTTGATAAAAGGATTTGCTTTTAGAAAAACTGGTATAAATATCAATAAACTAGGTCTTAGAGATTTATCAAAAGGCAAATATCATACACTTTGTGATTTTATGATTGGCTCAAATGCAAGACAAGCTATACCAGTAACTATCAAAAAAGTATAAATTTAAAAATAACTAACAATATATAGATATATTGTTAGTATATTATAATATTTTTACTTAGTTATTTTAATTTTATTTACCTCTTTTAAATATACTTTTTAAATATATTAAAGGGGATTTATGAGAGATATTATAAACAAGCTAAACTCATCAGATGCTTTAGCAGCAGGAGTTCTTTTTCTTGCTACTATTTTAGCTTTAATTTTTGCAAATACGCCAATTTTAAGTGATTTTTATGATTCTTTTGTTCATTTTAAGTTTTCAATTGGCGTTGTTAGAGATGGACATATAGATGAAAATATACATTTTTGGATAAATGATGCTCTTATGGCTATTTTCTTTTTTATGGTTGGATTAGAGCTTAAAAAAGAGATTTTAGAAGGCGCATTAAGTGAGTTTAAAAAAGTTTTAGTTCCTGTGTTTGCAGCCATAGGAGGAGTAATATTTCCAGCGTTGATTTTTATACTCATAAACTTAGGCGATAGTACTGCTATCAAAGGTTGGGCTATACCAATGGCTACTGACATTGCTTTTGCTATTGGAATATTTGCTTTACTATCTAAAAATCTACCAAGTTCGCTTAGGATATTTCTTTTAACACTTGCTATTGTTGATGATCTTTTTGCAATTTTAGTTATTGCTATATTTTATACACATAATATTAATTTTATGTATTTATCATTTGGATTGTTTATATTTTTAATTATGATTTTAATGAATAAAAAGAATGTAGACAATAAAATTTATTATATAGTTTTAGGTATATTTTTGTGGTTTTGTATATTAAATTCAGGTATCCATGCAACTTTAGCTGGGGTATTGATAGCTTTTAGTATTCCTCTTTATTCTAAAAAGAAACAGCCTATAGTTTCTGATATGGAACACGCTCTTAAATTTCCTGTCAATTATATAGTTTTACCACTTTTTGCTTTTGTAAATGCAGGCGTTGTTTTAAGTCAAATTGAGATTAATCAAATCTTTAGCACAGTTCCTATGGGGATCTTTTTTGGTCTTTTTATAGGAAAGCAAATTGGTATATTTTTGTTTACATTTTTGTCTGTAAAATTAGGCTTTGGAAATTTGCCTGATGGTGCAAATTATAAACATATTTATATAGTTGCTATACTTTGCGGTATAGGTTTTACAATGAGCCTTTTTATAAGCAATCTTGCATATGATGAACAAGCTTTAAAACTTTATAGTGGCACAGAAAAACTAGCCATACTGTGTGGTTCATTTTTATCTGGAATAGTTGCTTTCATACTTGGCAAAAGAGCTTAAAGCTCTTTCATGTATGAGTTATCATAACTATAATCTAAGCGTTTTTGTATAGTTTTTACCCAGTTGTTTTCGATAGTATTTAGATTTTTTAGTTTATCAAAAAGCTTTATATTTTCTTTTGGTGCGAAAAATAGTTTATTTAAATCCATTATGCTTAATCTAGTTTTTTCAATTTGCTCAACTTTTACTTCATCTCCAAGCAAACATTCGCCGCTTTTTAAAACCTTATAATACCAGCCACTTAGTCCAGAGCTAAATATAAATTTAGTAAAATTTCTATTTTTGTGTATTTTATAAAGCTTGGCACAAGGTTTTCTTGGCTGGGAAACTTGCAAAATACAAGATCCTATGTAGTGAATATCTCCTATAAAAACACTATTTTCATCAAGATTTTTCATAGTGATATTTTCTCCCATATCACCTATATTTAGCTTTTTCCCTAAAAAATCATTCCAAATTTTATAATTACTAAGAGCGTTTGCAAATACAGCTTTATTAGTCCCGCCATGGTTTTTTGTATCTGAGATACAATCCTTGTTTACGCCATTTATATCTATTGTTATTCTATGTTGATAAATATTTTTTATCAAAGCACTGCTAAATTCTTTTCTATTTTCATCGCTGTATTTTTTTATATTTCCGATTTGTAAAGAATAAACCAAAATTCTCTCCTTTATTTTTCTTTTCTTACAATTCCCATTTCTACGCTTATATATAAATTTTGTTTTATTTTTCCATTAGGATTTGTTTTTAAAATTTCTATCCTGTCTTTAGGAATTCCTGCTTTTATAAGAGCATTTTTGATATTTTGTGCTCTGTTTATCGCAACTTCATCAAAGTATTTTTGCTTTATATCATATGTTGCAATTATAGCATTTGTTGTCTCTTGCAAAGAAGGAAAATTTTTATTTGGAAAGAAGCGAATCCTAAGCTTTTCAAGGGCATCTTTGTATGATAATCCATCTTTCATCATATATCTTGATATATCGGATTCAAATTTATTTTTTTGAAATTCATTTTCGTCTAATTTTTTATTATAAGCCGGAGTTATCGTTATATTTATGCCATCTTTTTGTTCTATTATTTGAGCAAAATTTGGAATTTTTGCTTTTTCTGAGCTTATTAGATTATCATTTCCTGGTTTAAAATCAATCGTATCCATATGCTCACCTTTTATCCCAAGAGTCGATGTTAAAAATTTAAAAGGACTTGTGATTATATCTGTAAAGAGTTGCATTATTGCTTGTAAAACAATGCCGCCATAGCTAAATTTTGGATTTGATAAATCGCCAGTTATAGGCAGACTTACTGTTATTTGATTATTTGAATCTTTTAGTATGGATATTGCGAGTTTGAGTGGTAAATTTACAGCTTGATCACTTTGGACTTTCTTTCCAAGTTCTAGTGCGTCGATATTTATGATATTTTCAGAAAGCATTACAGAATTATTTATATCATATACTAAACTTAGATTAAGTCTTCCGCTATCTATCTCATATCCAACAAACTCGCCACTATATGGAGTGGCATCAGGCAAATTAATATCTTTAAAAGTCATATTTACTTTGGTGTAATCTTTTGGATCAAATGGTTTTGTTCGTATTTCTATGGAACTATATCCACTTGCACCAACGGTTCCTTTTAGGTTGATATGGCTGATTTTATCGTTTCTTATAGATGAAGCTATGCTTTGTAAATTTGAAATTTTAGTTACAAAAGGTGTAAATAATGAATAATCACTAAAATCAAGTGTGCCATTTTCTAGTTTTATTTTGTTTATAGATATCGCAAATTTGCTGTTGTTTTGATCTTCTTTTTTGTCTTGCTTATCATTTTTTGATTCATCTTTTTTGATAATCTTTGATAAATTTACCTGTTTATTTTTATCGATATAAACATTCAAATACGGCTCTTGTAGAGTTATGTCATCTAAATTTAGTGAGTTAGTATTGTATTGAATATTTTTTATGTAAAATTGTTTTATATAAAAAATACCAAAATCTTCTTGATTTAACAAAGAAACATCTTTTAACTCAAGATTTCCTTGTATTTGTGGTGTTTTATCAAATTTAAACTTACTTTTAAAACTCATCTTTGCATCTTGAAGTTTTGCATCCATAAATTCTTTTGCATAAGGCATATAGTATGGCAAATTTCTATGCGATAAGTCTATATTTAAATTTGTTTTAAATGGATTTATAGATACTTCGCCTGATGTTTTTAAAGAGATATCTTTTGAATTAGAGCTTAAAGAAATACCGAAAGGTTTTGCATAATTTGAAGTAAAATTTTTTATTTTTATATCTATATCATCAAATTTATGAACTACATTAAAATCATCCATAATGTTATTTATATTTGCTTTGGAGTTATTTATATTTATCTGGTTTATAGAGTAAGAAAAAGCCTTTTTATGGCTATTTTGCTGTTTTTTATTGTTTTTAGAAGTCTTATTTGTGGATTGCATAGATGGTAAATTTTCTATTACGCTTATTTTTCCGTTTTTATTTATGTCTGTTTTAAAATCAAAAGTATCTAAATTTATAGTATTTATTTTTAAATTCAAATCATTTATATCAAAAATTATATCTTTTAAATTTAGTTTTTCAAATGAAGAAAATTTAGAATTTTTACTATAAGCAGTAGTTTTAGAAAGTTCGTAACTATCAGCATTTATGATTGATGATTGATTGTTAAATGTATAAGTAAGATTGCTAAGATTTGATGATTGATTGTTAAGAAGTTTTTCTTTGTTTATAAAAAATGAAAAATCAGCTGTATTTAATGTGTCATTTTTAAATGTGATATTTTTATCTTTTAGAGTAAAATTTGCATTTGTTAGTGTTGCGTCATTTAAACTGGCTTTCATTTTATCTATGTTAAATTGTGAGTTTTTGATATCAAGTTTTGCTAAATTTGTATCTATGGATAAATTTCCATCCATATTTTGCAACATAAAAGAGATATTCGAGGCATTTAGATCATCGCTAGATAAAGCTAAATCTTTGTTAAAAGATATATTTTTGCTGGCTATCTTTGATGAGTTAATGTCTAAAATTGTATTTTTATCTTTTAGAGCGATATTTAAATTATTTTGTATTAAATTTAGTGCGTCTATATGTCCGATTTTACTATGATTTAAATTTAATAAATTTAAATTTTCAAAATTTATCATAGTTGATACATCGTATGGTTTTATGTTAGAAACTATGTTGATATTTGGTATATTTAGCTCCCCAAGCGATATAGAGTCGTTTTTATCTAAAACCAAAATGTCATTTAATGTTAAATTTGAGTTATCTATCAAAAAATACATTTTATCTTTATCAAAAATAATGTTGTAGTTTATCTGCGTGCTTAGCTTTCCGCTTTTTAGTTTTAATGGCATATTTTCTAAGAAAGATAACCAAACTGGATTAAGCTCAAGATCTTGAACTTTTATATTTCCATGAAATGTAAGCGGTTTTATCTTTATGCCGCTATCTATAGAGATATTTTTTGCTAAATTTGATATGGAATCAAGCGTATGATGACCCATGTTTTCATCTGCCATATTGATATTTGAAATTTTATAGTTTATATCATCTAAGCTGATATTAAAAGGCTTATCTAGGGAGTTATCGCTATAACTAAATTTACCATTTGATATTTCTAGACGATTTAAAATAAAATTAAATGAAGAAGTTTTGCCAACATTTTCATCTTTTTCATCTTTTGGTAAAAAAGCAGCAAAGTTAAAAGTTCCATTTGTGTCTTTTAAAATGTTTATATCCGGGGTATCAAGTTTTATAGTATTTAGATGTATAGTTTTTTTAAAAATTTTTAAGATGTCTATATCAAGGTCTATTTTTTTTGCACTAAAGATTTTTTCAAAAGTGCTTATATAAATTTCGCTTATGTTTAAATCGTATGTAAAAGGGTTAAATTTGGCATCTTTTATATTTAGTTCTATTCCTTGTTTTTTTAAAGATGATGGAATGCTGTTTTTTAAAATATAAGGAATTCCTAAAAATCCAAATAGTGTATAAATGATAAAAATAAAACCAATAAAGCATAAAATAACTATAGAAATTTTTTTATTTTTACTCATATATTAAGCCTTTTTATAAAATTTGTGTATATAATTATAACAAAAAAAGGTAGATGAATGTTAGTTCATATATGCTGTTCTGTTGATAGTCATTATTTTTTAAAAAGATTGAAAAAAGATTATCCAAATGAGAAAATTACAGGTTATTTTTACGATCCAAATATACATCCATATAGTGAGTATTTATTGCGTTTTAAAGATGTAAAACATAGCTGTAAAACTCTTGGAATTAAGCTTATAAAAGGCGAGTATGATTTAAGCTCTTGGCTTGATGGTGCAAAATATATGGCAAATGAGCCTGAAAAAGGCAAAAGATGTGAGTTTTGTTTTGATTTTAGGCTAGAAAATACAGCGCAAAAAGCCTTGGAGCTTGGCGAAAATACAATCACTACAACACTTCTTATGAGTCCTAAAAAATCTCTTATGCAACTTAACACTTCTTTAGAGAAAATTTGTGATAAATTTAAGATTAAATTTATAGCACCAGATTATAGGAAAAATGGTGGAACCAGCGAGCAAATGAGCCTAGCAAAAAGTGATAATTTGTATGCACAAAATTACTGCGGTTGCATTTTTGCTCTAAAAAAACAAAGAGATCAGCAAAATCTTTTTATGAGCGAAATGATAAGTGATATCGGAAATCAAAATCTACCAAATTCCATAGAAGAAAAGTTAAATTTATATAAAAAAGTTCATCGTTTAAAAGATAAAAATATTAAATTTGAAATCATAAAAGATAGATTTTTAAATTATAGATTGCTAAATGCATATGTAAAATTTGATGATAAAGTTGTTGATAGCTACTTTTTATATTTGAGTAAATTTAGAAAAGAAAGTGTTAATTTAAATTTGAAAAATGATAAAAATACTGCATTTTGCAAAGACGAAATCAAATTTATATCATTGAAATTTTTTAATAAAATTTTAAAAACAAATTATAAAAAAGTTAGAGAAATTATTTATAATCCACCAAGTATAAAAAAAGAGTTGATGCTTAGAAAATATATTTGCAAAGAGTATAGTTTAAGCCCAATTATAGTGGTTGATGAGATAAAAAATGCAAAAGTTCAAATATATGCAAAATGCTTACTTTATGAAGACATAAGGCATAAAATAGCAAAATTTAATTAAACTTATTAGCTAAATTTTAGCATTATTTAGTTACAATTCTTAGTTATTTATGTAAGTAAGGAAGCTAATGATAGACATAGTAGAAATCCAGAAAATTTTACCACACAGATATCCGTTTTTGCTTATAGATAGGGTTATAGATATTGTTCCAAACGAGAGCATTGTAGCGATAAAAAATGTAACCATAGGAGAGCAAATTTTTCAAGGGCATTTTCCTTCTCATCCTATATATCCAGGAGTTATGATAATAGAAGGAATGGCACAAGCTGGCGGGGTTTTGGCTTTTAAAAGTATGCCTGATGAAGATTTGTCGGATAAAGTCGTATATTTTATGAGTATAGACAAGGCTAAATTTCGTCGTCCTATAAAACCAGGCGACACTATAGTATATAAATTATCAGCGTTAAAGCATAGAGGTAAAATTTGGATTTTAAAAGGCGAAGCCTTTGTGGATGAT is a window encoding:
- the dsrO gene encoding sulfate reduction electron transfer complex DsrMKJOP subunit DsrO; protein product: MQKNQRRNFLKYSSVLFASSFFVNYAHGFSLKNPGRDNDELRYTGDGKKHYSMLIDLRKCVGCQACTSACIVENEVPKDNYRTWVNEYERGVFPDVRKIFLPQLCNHCDNPSCVSVCPTGATFKREDGIVVVDNEICWGCGYCINACPYDKRFINNKTQVADKCTFCAHRVDNGLLPACVETCVGGARIFGDLNDKDSEIYKIISQNPTSTLNPASGTKPQVFYIGLDDNISFPTISNSPLEDLAKKMDGYKVKEWSTSYKGAKNV
- the nrfD gene encoding NrfD/PsrC family molybdoenzyme membrane anchor subunit, with amino-acid sequence MFDTINTLHTITVYRPWGIDIPNYFWFTGSSAAAFILSSFAHVFGKKEYKPIAGFALLLAFVLLAAAPMNLIDDLKQPGRLFNFFLYGWENFTTSPMKWGVLLLLVYPILILFEALILYREFFAKNYEQSGKFIYKLACLGRTQLNDTQKNKDHKIGFILGVVGIPLALCVHGYTGYILGVVHSIPLWHTPLMPILFLASAMVSGTGLMIVILPIFQRFFTDFKQVDKDMISRLMWLLSWFIVIDLAIRFFWLTFAMPFNDGEKYIITEFFSLHFNEVLWIEYVLCLVFPMVVGFLPKLRTNLLVCIIAGVICAAGVWLFRWNTVIGGESMPKTSGSFLEYTPHISGQDSIIAVASNWGLFICLLCIVMAIFPWDKEMNRYYKKDNK
- a CDS encoding sensor histidine kinase — encoded protein: MFLQSVINFKQNLDRIFSVKAKTMILVIVLFLLQSFIFIYFLYKDINELDAIREQKLLSQVENIIQKTLSDTNIFYTNRGYANLNSQGISQAIISKDQNALKNLSFKRWEILQKENPFLKDMRFYDEKLYLIYCFNDELKDIKFTSDFFKFKQKLYYKVSTPLVENGMIKGYIEFILDAKYFLEKISSISNTSAVFSDKFINTKDIIIKLDDKNYIAVAYDKNESRQVVKNMIYSTLFIVFCVLLAIFFVINYGFNVLIKRLEDLNLSLEIRVKDEIKRRMKKEEEYLQNERILMHQSKLALAGEMISSIAHQWKQPLGELSAVFLKIQVLLLKGKLSDNVLQKELDKSENITNFMAKTIDDFRYFFVKDKEKENFSVNFCVKEALKFMSSTISKNDIEIAFTHKYEYFIYGYPREFIQVLLNLLTNAKDILVENKIEHKKIEILVLKEDKRLKIIIIDNGGGIKTEPLEKIFEPYFSTKDKKNGTGIGLYMSKMIIEKKFGGELNAVNLHNGAKFEINI
- a CDS encoding response regulator transcription factor — translated: MEYIDYFETKNVLYVEDDENIAREICEILNLLFSKVDYATNGRDGLELYYANKPDLLILDIRMPVIDGLDMLKEIRQNDYNTPAIMITAHDDRNSLKRAVELNIFRYLSKPFARNEFLDALKEVAKFLISQMGGSEINLGLDTSYNSIKKCIISNQKCEILSKKEFILFEYFLKNRDKILTFDELILEIYGYESGSKDSLKTLIKELRKKIAPLEIENVFAVGYKFQTKS